In Microbulbifer salipaludis, a genomic segment contains:
- a CDS encoding arylsulfatase, producing the protein MKTLSLRQLLKVPLSITAAALLSVCHTAAQAQEKPNILVIWGDDIGVWNISHNSRGMMGYKTPNIDRIAKEGLSFTDYYGQQSCTAGRAAFVGGNVPIRTGMTKVGLPGAKEGWQETDVTVATVMKSLGYATGQFGKNHFGDRDEHLPTNHGFDVFFGNLYHLNAEQEPENRDYPKMPEFRKKFGPRGVIKASADGKIEDTGPLTMKRMETVDEETLAAAMDFIKQQANAGKPFFVWWNATRMHFPTYVKEAHKNLAGPQSNMYADGMVEHDQHVGKLLDLLDELKIADNTIVFYSTDNGPHFNTWPDAGTTIFRSEKNSNWEGAYRVPAFVRWPGKFPAGVTLNGIVGHEDWLPTFAAAAGNTKIKDQLLKGVNLNGRKYRNYIDGTNMLDYFTGKTEEPPRKQFIYVNDDGQIVAMRYDAWKAVFLENRGKAFGVWMEPFTELRVPLIFNLRRDPMERAQHNANGYYNWLIDRAFVLVPLQKMAADFLTTMKDYPPSQTPGSFNLKKIEEQLKQGTDGVTH; encoded by the coding sequence ATGAAGACACTCAGTTTACGGCAACTACTCAAGGTGCCGCTGTCCATCACCGCCGCCGCCCTGCTGTCGGTGTGCCACACCGCCGCCCAGGCCCAGGAAAAACCCAATATCCTGGTGATCTGGGGCGATGATATCGGCGTGTGGAATATCAGCCACAACAGTCGCGGCATGATGGGCTACAAAACCCCGAATATTGACCGCATTGCCAAAGAAGGCCTGTCATTCACGGATTACTACGGTCAGCAATCGTGTACCGCAGGACGCGCCGCCTTTGTCGGCGGCAATGTGCCCATTCGCACCGGCATGACCAAGGTCGGGCTCCCCGGCGCCAAAGAAGGCTGGCAGGAAACCGATGTCACCGTCGCCACGGTGATGAAGAGCCTGGGCTACGCCACCGGCCAGTTTGGCAAAAACCATTTCGGTGACCGGGATGAACACCTGCCCACCAACCACGGTTTCGATGTGTTCTTTGGCAACCTCTACCATTTGAATGCGGAGCAGGAACCAGAGAACCGCGACTATCCGAAGATGCCGGAGTTTCGCAAAAAATTTGGGCCCCGCGGTGTAATCAAGGCCTCCGCCGATGGCAAGATTGAAGATACTGGCCCGCTCACCATGAAGCGGATGGAAACCGTGGATGAGGAAACCCTCGCTGCGGCCATGGACTTTATCAAACAACAGGCCAATGCCGGCAAGCCCTTCTTTGTGTGGTGGAATGCCACTCGCATGCACTTCCCCACTTATGTGAAGGAAGCGCACAAAAACCTGGCCGGCCCGCAAAGCAATATGTATGCCGATGGCATGGTGGAGCACGACCAGCATGTGGGAAAACTGCTGGATCTTTTGGATGAACTGAAGATCGCAGACAACACCATCGTGTTCTACTCCACCGACAACGGCCCCCACTTCAATACCTGGCCGGATGCGGGTACTACCATCTTCCGCAGTGAGAAAAACTCCAACTGGGAAGGAGCCTATCGGGTACCGGCCTTTGTGCGCTGGCCTGGCAAGTTTCCCGCGGGCGTAACCCTGAACGGCATCGTCGGCCACGAGGACTGGTTGCCGACATTCGCCGCAGCGGCCGGTAATACGAAGATCAAGGATCAACTGCTGAAAGGCGTGAACCTGAACGGCCGCAAGTACCGCAACTATATCGACGGTACCAATATGCTGGACTACTTCACCGGCAAAACCGAGGAGCCGCCGCGCAAGCAGTTCATTTACGTCAACGACGATGGCCAGATTGTCGCCATGCGCTACGATGCGTGGAAAGCGGTCTTCCTGGAAAACCGTGGCAAGGCCTTTGGGGTATGGATGGAGCCCTTCACCGAACTGCGTGTGCCACTGATTTTCAATCTGCGCCGCGACCCAATGGAGCGCGCCCAGCACAATGCTAACGGCTACTACAACTGGCTGATCGACCGTGCCTTTGTACTGGTCCCCTTGCAGAAAATGGCCGCTGACTTCCTCACGACCATGAAAGACTATCCCCCGAGCCAGACCCCGGGCTCGTTTAACCTCAAGAAAATTGAGGAGCAGTTGAAACAGGGGACGGATGGCGTTACCCATTAA
- a CDS encoding DUF3604 domain-containing protein, protein MYKHGLTLSLLATAIALSACGGDGERERQKESAADAAGGKGEVLIEEEYGSSEPRASDADGTAPASRSAQTAGSGSMSYPTQAFFGDSHVHTGWSADAGMDGAILTPEDAYRFALGEEVKSNSGLSAKLARPYDWFMITDHSDGMGVINELVAGNPEMMADATLKKWNEALNSGDEKQAAAAKSELIVMQSEGRLPKAVMDPKWMKSAWEKTVDAAEKYYKPGEFTTFIAYEWTVNADGGDNLHRNVIFRDDASKTRSLLPLTTFETQDPEKLWGWMKAYEDKTGGRVLAIPHNGNMSNGRMFEEKRFDGSPMTKEWAEMRARYEPLYEVTQIKGQSESHPSLSPEDEFADWDLWDRGNLILKPKPPGSLQYEYWRPALKAGMRLEDELGTNPFQYGVNAATDTHTGLSTPDEDNFFGKFKTLEPSNKTRWDFPLLSGPTDTYMGWEMAASGVMGVWATENTREAIWDAMMRKETFATTGPRMTLRFFGGFDFSEEDTSGDLAQVGYAKGVPMGGKLKGGVGNKRIRFLVAAMKDPEGANLDRIQIIKGWVDGKGKTHEKVYNVEWSGNRKMDTQGHIQHVGDTVDLKTAEYTNDIGDAQLIGYFEDKDFNPQHKAVYYVRVLQIPTPRWTLYDKVRNELEMDKKVPLVHQERAFSSPIWYTP, encoded by the coding sequence ATGTATAAGCATGGATTGACCCTGTCGTTATTGGCTACTGCGATTGCATTGTCTGCCTGTGGCGGCGACGGCGAGCGAGAAAGGCAAAAGGAAAGCGCCGCTGATGCCGCCGGCGGGAAAGGTGAGGTTCTGATCGAGGAAGAGTACGGCTCCTCAGAACCTCGGGCATCGGATGCGGACGGCACAGCGCCGGCTTCGCGCTCCGCGCAAACCGCCGGAAGTGGCAGCATGTCCTATCCTACGCAGGCCTTCTTTGGTGACTCCCACGTGCACACGGGCTGGTCTGCCGATGCGGGGATGGATGGTGCCATTCTCACGCCGGAGGATGCCTACCGCTTTGCCCTCGGCGAGGAGGTGAAATCCAACAGTGGCCTGAGTGCTAAGCTCGCGCGGCCTTACGACTGGTTCATGATCACTGATCACTCCGATGGCATGGGGGTGATCAACGAGCTGGTTGCGGGCAACCCTGAGATGATGGCGGATGCCACCCTGAAAAAGTGGAATGAAGCGCTGAATTCCGGCGACGAGAAACAGGCGGCTGCCGCCAAGAGCGAACTGATTGTCATGCAGTCTGAGGGCCGCTTGCCCAAGGCCGTGATGGACCCCAAATGGATGAAGTCCGCCTGGGAAAAAACCGTGGATGCGGCAGAGAAGTATTATAAACCCGGCGAATTCACCACCTTCATTGCCTACGAGTGGACGGTCAACGCCGATGGCGGGGATAACCTGCATCGCAATGTGATTTTTCGCGATGACGCCAGTAAAACCCGTAGCCTGTTACCGCTGACAACCTTTGAAACCCAGGACCCGGAGAAACTCTGGGGCTGGATGAAGGCCTACGAAGACAAGACCGGTGGCCGTGTACTGGCCATTCCCCACAACGGCAATATGTCGAATGGCCGCATGTTCGAGGAAAAGCGCTTTGACGGCTCGCCGATGACCAAAGAATGGGCCGAAATGCGCGCCCGCTACGAGCCACTGTATGAAGTCACCCAGATCAAGGGGCAGAGTGAATCCCACCCCAGCCTTTCTCCGGAGGACGAATTTGCGGACTGGGACCTGTGGGACCGCGGTAACCTGATTCTGAAACCCAAGCCACCCGGTTCTCTCCAATATGAATACTGGCGCCCGGCTCTCAAGGCGGGAATGCGCCTTGAAGACGAGCTGGGCACCAATCCTTTCCAGTACGGAGTGAATGCGGCAACCGATACTCATACCGGATTGTCGACGCCGGACGAAGACAATTTTTTCGGCAAGTTCAAAACCCTGGAACCGAGCAATAAGACGCGCTGGGATTTTCCGCTGTTGAGCGGTCCCACCGATACCTACATGGGCTGGGAAATGGCGGCGTCTGGTGTCATGGGTGTATGGGCCACCGAAAATACCCGCGAAGCCATCTGGGACGCGATGATGCGCAAGGAAACCTTCGCCACCACCGGCCCGCGTATGACCCTGCGCTTTTTTGGTGGTTTTGATTTCTCGGAAGAAGACACCAGCGGCGACCTGGCTCAAGTGGGCTACGCCAAGGGTGTTCCCATGGGTGGCAAGCTAAAGGGTGGCGTAGGCAATAAACGGATCAGGTTTCTGGTGGCAGCGATGAAAGATCCGGAAGGCGCGAACCTGGATCGCATCCAGATCATCAAGGGGTGGGTGGACGGAAAAGGCAAAACCCATGAAAAAGTGTACAACGTGGAATGGTCCGGCAACCGGAAAATGGATACCCAGGGCCACATTCAGCATGTGGGAGATACCGTCGACTTGAAAACCGCCGAGTACACCAATGATATCGGCGATGCGCAGTTGATCGGCTATTTCGAAGACAAGGATTTTAATCCACAGCACAAGGCGGTGTACTACGTGCGGGTGCTGCAGATTCCCACGCCGCGCTGGACGCTGTATGACAAGGTAAGAAACGAACTTGAGATGGACAAGAAAGTGCCCCTGGTTCACCAGGAGCGCGCCTTTTCCAGCCCGATCTGGTATACGCCGTAA
- a CDS encoding arylsulfatase: MLYIVLLSCFSLAQAQDANKPNILIIWGDDVGMWNISAYHRGMMGGSTPNIDRIASEGMIFMDHYAHASCTAGRASFITGQYPMRIGLSTVGLPGAEQGLKEETPTLAAMLKAQGYITGQFGKNHLGDRDEHLPTNHGFDEFFGILYHLNAGEYPEQYDYPKDPEVQKKYGLKMRGVIHSKALANGKQDIKDLGTWGQERQRNLDQEVLEQSKRFITDAVKAGKPFFVWHNTTRMHYRTNLTREYLGKSGYGIYADGMMELDDDVGELLDLLDQLDVADNTLVMFSTDNGAASNSWPDGGNQPFHGEKGVGGWEGGFRVPMLVKWKGHIPAGVSTGEFMAMEDWVPTIMAIVGDKDLKENLLSGAKIGDRRFKVHLDGYDQTDILLNQGKTKRKEFYYFTETTFHGMRHGDWKFLFVEQEEWFRGTQIPLTTPYIINLKLDPFERFIDARGYDEWAENRSWTLGPAGEQIGKFVKSFEKYPPVQESMSVQVGEISKLINALAHQQR, encoded by the coding sequence GTGCTTTATATTGTGCTGCTGTCGTGTTTTTCACTTGCGCAGGCGCAGGATGCCAACAAACCAAATATTCTCATTATCTGGGGCGATGATGTGGGCATGTGGAATATCAGTGCTTACCACCGGGGAATGATGGGTGGTTCTACACCGAATATCGATCGCATCGCCAGTGAAGGCATGATTTTTATGGATCACTATGCGCACGCCTCCTGCACCGCCGGTCGTGCGTCTTTTATTACCGGCCAGTATCCCATGCGCATCGGTCTTAGTACCGTGGGGCTGCCTGGTGCTGAGCAGGGCCTGAAAGAGGAGACGCCAACCCTGGCAGCAATGCTAAAAGCACAGGGTTACATCACCGGCCAGTTCGGTAAAAACCACCTGGGTGACCGGGACGAGCACCTGCCCACCAATCATGGTTTTGATGAATTCTTTGGCATTCTTTACCACCTGAACGCCGGTGAATATCCAGAGCAGTACGATTATCCGAAAGATCCAGAAGTCCAGAAAAAATATGGGCTGAAAATGCGCGGTGTTATTCACTCGAAAGCCCTTGCCAACGGCAAGCAGGACATCAAGGACTTGGGTACCTGGGGGCAGGAGCGCCAGCGCAACCTGGATCAGGAGGTGCTTGAACAGTCCAAGCGCTTTATTACCGACGCGGTAAAGGCCGGCAAGCCGTTTTTCGTATGGCACAACACCACACGCATGCACTATCGCACCAACCTGACCAGGGAATACCTGGGAAAAAGTGGGTACGGTATTTACGCCGACGGCATGATGGAACTGGATGACGACGTAGGCGAACTGCTGGACCTCCTCGACCAACTGGATGTGGCAGATAATACCCTGGTCATGTTTTCCACTGACAATGGTGCTGCGTCAAATTCCTGGCCGGATGGTGGAAACCAGCCATTTCACGGGGAAAAAGGTGTTGGCGGCTGGGAAGGCGGTTTCCGCGTACCGATGCTGGTGAAATGGAAAGGGCACATTCCCGCCGGCGTATCCACTGGCGAATTCATGGCCATGGAAGACTGGGTGCCCACCATCATGGCCATTGTTGGTGATAAAGACCTCAAAGAAAATCTCCTCTCGGGGGCCAAGATTGGCGATAGGCGTTTCAAGGTACACCTCGACGGTTATGACCAGACTGACATACTGCTGAATCAGGGAAAGACCAAGCGCAAAGAATTCTACTACTTCACCGAAACCACCTTTCATGGCATGCGACATGGCGACTGGAAATTTTTATTTGTGGAGCAAGAAGAATGGTTTCGCGGCACCCAGATACCACTGACTACGCCCTACATCATCAACCTTAAGCTGGATCCGTTTGAGCGCTTTATCGATGCTCGGGGCTATGACGAGTGGGCGGAAAACCGCAGCTGGACCCTGGGGCCGGCAGGTGAGCAAATCGGAAAATTCGTCAAGAGTTTTGAGAAGTATCCACCGGTGCAGGAAAGCATGTCGGTTCAGGTTGGTGAAATCAGCAAGCTGATCAACGCACTTGCGCACCAGCAGCGCTAG
- a CDS encoding cation diffusion facilitator family transporter, which produces MAQGSKKAVLYAISVNAIITVLKGIAAVATHSAAMMNEAVHSLMDTLNQVFLLMGIRRGSRPADTQYAFGHGQKKYLWNLWSAIGLFSIGCGLGLAHAWHAWQNLAHFERPETITLLGLDIAPIWISAAVLTIAFLLEGYVLLIAGKEFFSRMRAEGRRNPFRYLVDADDPTLIAVLLEDSIAVTGVILAATGIGMTQSTGNPMWDIGFSVAIALMLGLTAIFLGMINMRYLTNIRDKDAERAFHEIIKHHREVEGYHDLRSTIVDDTHTVVVAEIELREEVLMRGMRERIAAHERQLLDRVPEHRRTEAVLEYAETRAIVQATLEATEELIDELEAELKQRCPRVFHLTIEIDGIAPPSKLDTPEQLTQP; this is translated from the coding sequence ATGGCACAGGGTTCAAAAAAGGCTGTCCTATACGCGATTTCCGTCAACGCCATCATCACGGTGTTAAAAGGTATCGCCGCCGTGGCGACACATTCCGCCGCCATGATGAACGAGGCGGTGCACAGCCTGATGGATACACTGAACCAGGTGTTCCTGCTGATGGGCATCCGGCGCGGAAGCCGCCCGGCAGACACCCAGTACGCCTTTGGCCATGGGCAGAAAAAGTATCTGTGGAATCTGTGGAGTGCGATTGGCCTGTTTTCCATCGGTTGCGGTCTGGGCCTAGCCCACGCCTGGCATGCATGGCAAAACCTCGCGCACTTTGAGCGCCCGGAGACCATTACACTGCTCGGCCTCGACATCGCGCCCATCTGGATTTCCGCCGCAGTACTGACCATCGCTTTTTTACTGGAAGGCTATGTGCTGCTCATTGCTGGCAAAGAGTTTTTTTCCCGCATGCGCGCCGAAGGCAGGCGCAATCCCTTCCGCTATCTGGTGGATGCCGATGACCCGACCCTGATCGCGGTCCTGCTCGAGGACTCCATCGCGGTTACCGGCGTCATCCTCGCGGCCACCGGTATTGGCATGACCCAGTCTACCGGCAACCCCATGTGGGACATCGGCTTTTCGGTTGCGATTGCGCTGATGCTCGGGCTGACGGCGATTTTCCTCGGCATGATCAACATGCGCTATCTCACGAATATTCGCGACAAAGACGCCGAGCGTGCCTTCCATGAAATCATCAAGCACCACCGGGAAGTCGAGGGCTACCACGATCTGCGATCGACGATTGTGGATGACACCCACACGGTCGTCGTGGCGGAAATCGAGTTAAGGGAGGAGGTGTTGATGCGGGGCATGCGCGAGCGTATTGCTGCCCACGAGCGACAGCTACTGGACCGCGTCCCGGAGCACCGGCGCACCGAGGCGGTACTGGAATACGCGGAAACCCGCGCGATTGTTCAGGCCACCCTGGAGGCGACCGAGGAATTGATTGACGAGCTGGAAGCAGAGCTCAAGCAGCGCTGCCCCCGGGTATTCCACCTCACCATCGAAATAGACGGTATTGCGCCACCGTCCAAACTCGACACGCCGGAACAATTAACTCAGCCTTAG
- a CDS encoding TfoX/Sxy family protein, with product MAYDEKLAEKVRELLTPSDGLSEKQMFGGLAFMLNGNMACGVIGEELMVRVGPDNYQAALGERYTRPMDYTGRPLKGMVYVEEDAIAEDLDGWVNRGAEFAGSLPPK from the coding sequence ATGGCATATGACGAAAAGCTGGCAGAAAAGGTACGCGAACTTCTGACGCCCAGTGATGGCCTGTCGGAGAAACAGATGTTCGGCGGTTTGGCATTTATGCTGAATGGCAACATGGCCTGCGGCGTTATCGGCGAGGAGCTGATGGTGCGGGTGGGGCCAGACAATTACCAGGCGGCACTGGGCGAACGCTATACCCGGCCGATGGACTACACCGGGCGTCCGCTCAAGGGCATGGTGTATGTGGAGGAAGATGCCATCGCCGAAGATCTGGATGGCTGGGTCAATCGCGGTGCGGAATTCGCCGGTTCCCTGCCACCCAAGTGA
- a CDS encoding XdhC family protein, producing the protein MANQIQALLDIWHTDRNSRQWVLGTIYQTSGPCYRKAGAMMLFDDLGKYYGLLSGGCLEADIQRHAQQVLSTGKSKTLCYDGSDEDDFAFKLGIGCGGTVFILLQPVLPENDYLKLEQLRNRLRDGHPCGYLQKIPDNGETETAITDARQSGLNGRARLLETADGNWLETPLCPAPHILIVGAGVDARPMAQLCHSQGWQVSLCDPRTANARQAYFPQCRLYPCHPEALPSQLALPQLDAAIVMSHNLELDAAALRVLCGLPLKYLGLLGPVSRRDRVLALAGIELEALNRALAVPLRAPIGLNLGGELPESIALATCAELHAVLHHADGKSMTRPSSNMEVITC; encoded by the coding sequence ATGGCCAATCAGATACAAGCACTGCTCGACATCTGGCATACCGACCGCAACAGTCGCCAGTGGGTTCTCGGCACGATTTACCAAACCTCCGGTCCCTGTTACCGCAAGGCCGGGGCCATGATGCTGTTTGACGACCTGGGAAAATATTACGGTCTGCTCAGCGGCGGCTGCCTGGAGGCAGATATCCAGCGTCATGCACAGCAGGTGCTCAGCACGGGAAAATCCAAAACCCTGTGCTACGACGGCAGTGATGAAGACGACTTTGCCTTCAAGCTGGGAATCGGCTGCGGCGGCACCGTATTCATCCTGCTGCAGCCGGTGCTGCCGGAGAATGACTACCTCAAACTCGAGCAACTGCGCAACAGGCTGCGCGACGGCCACCCATGCGGCTATTTGCAGAAAATCCCCGACAATGGCGAGACCGAGACTGCCATTACCGACGCCCGCCAGTCCGGGCTAAATGGTCGCGCCAGGTTGCTGGAAACGGCGGACGGCAACTGGCTAGAGACGCCCCTGTGCCCGGCTCCGCATATCCTGATTGTCGGCGCGGGTGTCGATGCCCGCCCCATGGCGCAACTGTGCCACAGCCAGGGTTGGCAGGTCAGCCTGTGCGACCCCCGCACAGCCAATGCGCGCCAGGCGTACTTTCCGCAGTGCCGACTCTATCCCTGCCACCCGGAGGCTCTTCCATCACAGCTGGCACTGCCACAGTTAGATGCCGCCATTGTCATGAGCCACAACCTCGAGCTGGATGCGGCCGCATTGCGGGTGCTGTGTGGCCTGCCGCTCAAATACCTCGGGCTGTTGGGGCCGGTCTCGCGCCGAGATCGGGTGCTGGCTCTGGCCGGCATTGAGCTCGAAGCCCTTAATCGCGCGCTGGCGGTTCCCTTGCGGGCCCCCATTGGGTTGAACCTTGGCGGCGAACTGCCAGAGAGCATTGCCCTCGCCACCTGTGCCGAGTTGCACGCGGTACTGCACCACGCCGATGGCAAAAGCATGACCAGACCATCTTCCAACATGGAAGTGATTACATGCTGA
- a CDS encoding nucleotidyltransferase family protein has protein sequence MLKESARPSIKPLIQPIILAAGASRRFGSCKLLQSVRGQTLLERCVESLSDTDLPPPIIVSGAWHTQLRDRHPTLTLVENPHWQAGMGSSLAFGIRQVPDTCDAVLMLLADQPAVTGRDLQNLITAFTRRARITCSVYRGHHGVPAIFPRRTFPLLHNLQGDQGARALLRDPQTPLNRVPLPGGSIDIDTQQDWQAYGEQLCR, from the coding sequence ATGCTGAAGGAGTCTGCGCGCCCATCGATCAAACCGCTAATCCAGCCGATCATCCTTGCCGCTGGCGCCTCGCGGCGCTTTGGTAGCTGCAAGCTACTGCAGAGTGTGCGTGGGCAAACACTGCTGGAGCGCTGTGTAGAGAGCCTGAGTGACACCGATCTGCCGCCCCCCATCATTGTCAGCGGCGCCTGGCACACGCAACTGCGTGATCGGCACCCGACGCTGACGCTGGTGGAGAACCCGCACTGGCAGGCGGGCATGGGCAGCTCCCTTGCTTTTGGTATACGCCAGGTGCCGGATACATGCGATGCCGTGCTCATGCTGCTGGCAGACCAGCCCGCGGTCACCGGCAGGGATCTTCAAAACCTGATCACTGCCTTTACCCGGCGCGCGCGCATCACCTGCAGTGTCTACCGCGGTCACCACGGTGTACCGGCAATTTTCCCCCGTCGCACCTTCCCCCTGCTACACAACCTGCAGGGCGATCAGGGTGCACGCGCCCTGCTGCGCGACCCCCAGACCCCGCTCAACCGTGTACCGCTACCCGGTGGAAGCATCGACATCGACACCCAGCAAGACTGGCAAGCTTATGGAGAACAACTATGCAGATAA
- a CDS encoding (2Fe-2S)-binding protein, producing MQITVNGSTHQLDVDEDMPLLWALRDELNMTGTKFGCGKGLCGACTIHLDGQAVRSCLTPVGAAVGKSITTIEGLSKDGKHPLQKAWIEHGVPQCGYCQCGQIMSAAALLARNASPSDTEIDNAMSGNLCRCGTYPRIKIAIKSAASQSAAFYNADDTTEEATS from the coding sequence ATGCAGATAACCGTTAACGGCTCCACCCACCAGCTCGATGTAGACGAAGATATGCCACTACTGTGGGCATTGCGCGACGAGCTGAACATGACCGGCACTAAATTCGGCTGCGGCAAAGGGCTTTGCGGTGCCTGTACCATTCATCTCGATGGACAGGCGGTGCGCTCCTGCTTAACCCCGGTTGGCGCAGCGGTGGGGAAATCAATCACCACCATTGAGGGGCTATCCAAAGACGGCAAGCACCCACTGCAAAAGGCCTGGATAGAACACGGTGTCCCCCAGTGTGGTTACTGCCAGTGCGGCCAGATCATGAGCGCCGCCGCACTACTGGCAAGAAATGCCAGCCCGAGCGATACGGAAATTGACAATGCCATGAGCGGCAACCTGTGTCGCTGCGGCACCTATCCGCGCATCAAGATCGCAATAAAAAGCGCGGCCAGCCAGAGCGCGGCTTTTTACAATGCCGATGACACCACCGAGGAGGCTACATCATGA